A section of the Posidoniimonas corsicana genome encodes:
- the corA gene encoding magnesium/cobalt transporter CorA, with protein sequence MFRKRRPRIGARPGTLSIPRQAPEPKIHMITYDHQQLHDTPVEDVAELERAFDTSTVAWVDVQGFGDRSLMHQLGDMFHLHPLLLEDLVNVPQRPKAEDYDDQMLLVVRMVSLDDDGEPNSEQVSIVLTEHYVLTFQEKHGDILDPVRKRLRGGKGLIRHQRAPYLAYAIADTIIDGYYPVLEAIGEEIDDLDEVVITQPTPDLLRRLNDMKNRLVMLRRWLWAQREAINTLMRDDSELITDELRVFLRDTYSHCVQTAEVAEMYREMTTGLMNTYMSAVANRTNEVMKVLTIMASIFIPLTFLAGIYGMNFEYMPELHVRWAYPAVWCAMFATAGAMLGYFWRKGWLGGDG encoded by the coding sequence ATGTTTCGTAAGCGTCGCCCCAGGATTGGCGCCCGGCCCGGCACCCTGTCGATCCCCAGGCAGGCGCCCGAGCCGAAGATCCACATGATCACGTACGATCACCAGCAGCTGCACGACACCCCCGTGGAGGACGTGGCCGAGCTGGAGCGGGCGTTCGACACGTCGACCGTCGCGTGGGTGGACGTGCAGGGCTTTGGCGACCGCTCGCTGATGCACCAGCTGGGCGACATGTTCCACCTGCACCCCCTGCTGCTTGAGGACCTGGTGAACGTGCCGCAGCGTCCCAAGGCCGAGGACTACGACGACCAGATGCTGCTGGTCGTGCGGATGGTGAGCCTGGACGACGACGGCGAACCCAACTCGGAGCAGGTGAGCATTGTGCTGACCGAGCACTACGTGCTCACGTTCCAAGAGAAGCACGGCGACATCCTCGACCCGGTCCGGAAGCGGCTGCGGGGCGGCAAAGGACTGATCCGCCACCAGCGCGCCCCGTACCTGGCGTACGCCATCGCCGACACCATCATCGACGGCTACTACCCGGTGCTCGAGGCGATCGGCGAGGAGATCGACGACCTCGACGAGGTCGTGATCACGCAGCCCACGCCGGACCTGCTGCGCCGCCTGAACGACATGAAGAACCGGCTGGTGATGCTCCGCCGCTGGCTGTGGGCCCAGCGCGAGGCGATCAACACGCTGATGCGGGACGACAGCGAGCTGATCACCGACGAGCTGCGGGTCTTCCTCCGCGACACGTACAGCCACTGCGTGCAGACCGCCGAGGTGGCCGAGATGTACCGCGAGATGACCACCGGCCTGATGAACACCTACATGTCGGCGGTCGCCAACCGCACGAACGAGGTGATGAAGGTGCTGACCATCATGGCCAGTATCTTCATACCGCTAACGTTCCTGGCCGGAATCTATGGGATGAACTTCGAGTACATGCCCGAGCTGCACGTCCGCTGGGCGTACCCCGCGGTGTGGTGCGCGATGTTCGCGACCGCGGGCGCCATGCTGGGCTATTTCTGGCGGAAGGGCTGGCTGGGGGGCGACGGCTAA
- a CDS encoding transporter substrate-binding domain-containing protein — protein MPIETPTSKSPVATQMHAGRAIAALLTLLASTSTPAVAQDQTEAESNAEARTVAVAVRDAPPFSMKNAQGEWTGICVDLLREVQAEIRAAGREVTIDYREMGLDELLDAVERGKVDMGAGAITLNYERELRMDFTHPFYSSGLGIAVGANQRDQGWLGIASAVISPTFMKVVAALLAALLISAVAVYFFERRGNPEQFGGGPARGIGSGLWWAAVTLTTVGYGDKAPKTLPGRLIGLVWMFAGLFIIASFTASVTSVLTVTQLKTGISGPGDLPSVRVATVEGSTAESYLRNRGIVPELFSGAADALGALRQERVAAVVYDEPILRYQINQADAPGLHVLPVTFEPQEYAFPIPDGSPLRERINQSLLRTTSQPGWREVLNGYLGEPPTP, from the coding sequence ATGCCTATCGAAACCCCCACGTCGAAATCGCCCGTAGCAACTCAGATGCATGCTGGGCGGGCCATTGCCGCGCTGCTGACTTTGCTGGCCTCCACCTCAACGCCAGCCGTCGCACAGGATCAAACAGAAGCGGAGTCTAACGCGGAGGCTCGGACGGTGGCCGTGGCGGTGCGCGACGCCCCGCCCTTCTCGATGAAGAACGCTCAGGGGGAGTGGACCGGCATCTGCGTCGACCTGCTGCGCGAGGTGCAGGCCGAGATCCGCGCGGCGGGCAGGGAGGTCACGATCGACTACCGCGAGATGGGCCTGGACGAACTGCTCGACGCGGTCGAGCGGGGCAAAGTCGACATGGGGGCCGGCGCGATCACGCTGAACTACGAGCGAGAGCTGCGGATGGACTTCACCCACCCCTTCTACAGCTCGGGTTTGGGCATCGCCGTGGGCGCCAACCAGCGCGACCAGGGCTGGCTGGGCATCGCGTCGGCGGTGATCTCGCCGACGTTCATGAAGGTTGTCGCGGCGTTGCTCGCCGCGCTGCTGATCAGCGCTGTGGCGGTGTACTTCTTTGAACGCCGCGGCAACCCCGAACAGTTCGGCGGCGGCCCCGCACGGGGCATCGGGTCGGGTCTGTGGTGGGCGGCCGTCACGCTGACGACCGTCGGCTACGGCGACAAGGCGCCCAAGACGCTGCCGGGCCGGCTGATCGGGCTGGTGTGGATGTTCGCCGGTTTGTTCATCATCGCCAGCTTCACCGCCTCGGTGACGTCGGTGCTCACCGTGACCCAGCTCAAGACCGGGATCTCCGGACCCGGCGACTTGCCCAGCGTGCGGGTGGCGACCGTCGAGGGGTCGACCGCGGAATCCTACCTCCGCAACCGCGGCATCGTGCCCGAATTGTTTAGCGGCGCCGCCGACGCGCTGGGCGCGTTGCGGCAGGAGCGGGTTGCCGCGGTGGTGTATGATGAACCCATACTCCGCTACCAGATCAACCAGGCGGACGCCCCCGGCCTGCACGTGCTGCCGGTGACCTTCGAGCCCCAGGAGTACGCGTTCCCCATCCCGGACGGCAGCCCGCTGCGGGAACGCATCAACCAGTCGCTGCTCCGCACCACGAGCCAGCCGGGCTGGCGGGAGGTGCTGAACGGCTACCTCGGCGAGCCGCCAACGCCATGA
- a CDS encoding DUF1559 domain-containing protein, with protein MPVRRGAVPRGFTLVELLVVIAVIGALVALLLPAVQAARGAARRASCANNLKQVGLAMQSFHGSRRHFPAGRGAPLPEIFSAHAHLLEYLEDGALFATMDLTQAPTTFGIGGGVVFSGDANYQAATTPVAAYVCPSDPAAPRVPGTEFAATSYAGNAGSGGVDYGSLTDADGVFYLGSQTRMRDLTDGSSHTAAFAERTLGPGAAPADLPTPAGPQTGEYMLELPGGADTTPDACSAGGGEWNGERGAKWVLGNYGNTLYNHALAPNSPDWDCMNARQQKGRLAARSQHPGGVMTLLCDGSARFTTDAVEPEVWRSLATRAGGELP; from the coding sequence ATGCCCGTGAGACGAGGGGCCGTCCCCCGCGGGTTCACGCTGGTAGAGCTCCTGGTGGTGATCGCCGTGATTGGGGCGCTGGTTGCTCTGCTATTGCCGGCGGTGCAGGCGGCCCGCGGCGCTGCGCGGCGGGCGTCGTGCGCGAACAACCTGAAGCAGGTCGGTTTGGCGATGCAGTCGTTCCACGGTTCGCGGCGGCATTTCCCGGCCGGCCGGGGCGCGCCGCTGCCGGAGATCTTTTCGGCCCACGCCCACCTGCTCGAGTACCTCGAGGACGGCGCCCTGTTCGCCACGATGGACCTCACCCAGGCGCCAACCACGTTTGGCATCGGCGGCGGCGTTGTGTTCAGCGGCGACGCCAACTACCAGGCGGCGACCACGCCGGTCGCGGCGTACGTCTGCCCGAGCGACCCCGCGGCGCCTCGCGTTCCCGGGACTGAGTTCGCCGCGACCAGCTACGCGGGCAACGCCGGCTCGGGCGGCGTTGACTACGGCAGCCTCACCGACGCCGACGGCGTGTTCTACCTCGGCTCGCAGACCCGCATGCGGGACCTGACCGACGGCTCGTCACACACCGCCGCGTTCGCCGAACGCACCCTCGGACCCGGCGCCGCGCCGGCCGATCTGCCGACGCCTGCGGGACCTCAAACCGGCGAGTACATGCTGGAGCTCCCCGGCGGCGCCGACACAACCCCCGACGCCTGCTCGGCGGGCGGGGGCGAGTGGAACGGCGAACGCGGCGCCAAGTGGGTCTTGGGCAACTACGGCAACACGCTCTACAACCACGCGCTGGCGCCCAACTCGCCGGACTGGGACTGCATGAACGCCCGCCAGCAGAAGGGCCGCCTGGCCGCCCGCAGCCAGCACCCCGGCGGGGTCATGACGCTGCTGTGTGACGGGTCGGCACGGTTCACCACGGACGCGGTAGAACCTGAGGTGTGGCGTTCCCTTGCAACCCGGGCCGGCGGCGAGCTGCCGTAG
- a CDS encoding PQQ-dependent sugar dehydrogenase, giving the protein MSRRFRATGLAVAFLLLCPASQASDAIQVDAFVPEPIHVSVDTLPKPFATESAQKRPDVKPVPESPRLQAPAGFKVNEFAKLKDARWLALTPDGEVLCAASKSDKIVLLRDADSDGVAEEQITVIDKDHGARMPFGMAFADGALFVGNTDAVLRYEFNADSLPLSDPQKITDLPGRGYNEHWTRNVVVSPEGDRLFVSVGSRTNADVEEPPRASVLTMNLDGSDRSQYATGLRNPVGLDFHPQTGRLFSTINERDGLGDNLVPDYLTEVVEGEFYGWPYAYLKPENLDPRRVQDGKSERPELAAKTRTPDLLFESHSAALGLAFYDQQQFPEKYRNGAFVAHRGSWNRDTGVGYKIVFVPFDQNGSPKGYYEDFVRGFLTNPEGPVAWARPVGVVVTADGGLLFTDDANGRVYRVTYEE; this is encoded by the coding sequence ATGTCCCGACGTTTCCGTGCGACCGGTCTTGCTGTTGCGTTCCTGCTGTTGTGCCCCGCTTCGCAAGCCTCGGACGCAATCCAGGTGGACGCGTTTGTGCCCGAGCCGATCCACGTCTCCGTGGACACGTTGCCCAAGCCGTTCGCCACCGAGAGCGCCCAGAAACGCCCCGACGTCAAACCGGTTCCCGAGTCTCCACGCCTGCAGGCGCCGGCTGGCTTCAAGGTCAACGAGTTTGCCAAACTGAAGGACGCCCGCTGGCTGGCGCTCACGCCCGATGGGGAAGTGCTTTGCGCCGCCTCGAAGAGCGACAAGATCGTGCTGCTCCGCGACGCCGACTCGGATGGCGTGGCCGAGGAGCAGATCACTGTGATCGACAAGGACCACGGCGCCAGGATGCCATTCGGGATGGCGTTCGCCGACGGCGCGCTGTTTGTTGGCAACACCGACGCGGTCCTGCGGTACGAGTTCAACGCCGACTCGCTTCCGCTGAGCGACCCGCAGAAGATCACCGACCTGCCGGGACGCGGCTACAACGAGCACTGGACCCGCAACGTGGTGGTCTCGCCGGAGGGCGACCGCTTGTTCGTCTCGGTCGGGTCGCGCACCAACGCCGACGTCGAAGAGCCGCCCCGCGCCAGTGTGCTGACCATGAACCTCGACGGCTCCGACCGCAGCCAGTACGCCACCGGACTCCGGAACCCGGTGGGGCTCGACTTCCACCCGCAGACCGGCCGGCTGTTCTCGACCATCAACGAACGCGACGGGCTGGGCGACAACCTGGTGCCGGACTACCTGACCGAGGTGGTCGAGGGCGAGTTCTATGGCTGGCCGTACGCGTACCTGAAGCCGGAGAACCTGGACCCGCGTCGGGTGCAGGACGGCAAGAGCGAGCGGCCGGAGCTCGCCGCCAAGACCCGCACGCCGGACCTGCTCTTCGAGTCGCATTCCGCGGCCCTCGGCCTCGCGTTCTACGACCAGCAGCAGTTTCCCGAGAAGTACCGCAACGGTGCGTTCGTCGCGCACCGCGGCTCCTGGAACCGCGACACCGGGGTTGGGTACAAGATCGTGTTTGTCCCATTCGATCAGAACGGCTCCCCCAAGGGTTACTACGAGGACTTTGTCCGAGGGTTCTTGACCAACCCCGAGGGGCCGGTCGCGTGGGCCCGCCCGGTGGGCGTCGTCGTGACCGCCGACGGCGGGCTACTTTTCACCGACGACGCTAACGGCCGGGTGTACCGCGTCACGTACGAGGAGTAG
- a CDS encoding DUF6666 family protein, whose translation MRNLWIAIIAAASLLGARAVPADDLSSRIQRLPDTQVAVDPLVAPVAFLSEQCCEPSCRDDWSLFAGLEGSKQPQDFGVNAHFGARVAVNYGRLISSNSGLGLQVGTAVVATDNAVQVVERVEGSSSRLQSFTTLGLFQHTDSGVHWTIVYDLLWQDSYDDFFLGQWRGDLGYDLGCSDRAGVMAMLHGHGDAGSFGAAGVYLRPINQASLYWRHTWPTGGSVRGWLGLADGHAEVNAALGDWPRRDTMVVFGSDFRVPLTDFLSLTGQANFITPADTGTVDAFLGFEYFPGGRSAAGRAARPLLPVASNATFSVDMFR comes from the coding sequence ATGCGGAACCTGTGGATTGCTATTATTGCCGCCGCCAGCCTGCTGGGCGCCAGAGCGGTGCCGGCGGACGACCTGTCGAGCCGCATTCAGCGTCTGCCTGACACGCAGGTAGCAGTCGACCCGTTGGTTGCTCCGGTCGCGTTCCTCTCGGAACAGTGCTGTGAACCTTCCTGCCGAGACGACTGGTCGCTGTTCGCCGGGCTGGAAGGTTCGAAGCAGCCGCAAGACTTCGGCGTGAACGCCCATTTTGGCGCCCGCGTGGCGGTGAACTACGGTCGGCTGATCTCGAGCAACTCGGGTCTCGGCCTGCAGGTCGGCACGGCGGTGGTGGCCACGGACAACGCGGTGCAGGTTGTGGAACGCGTCGAGGGCTCGAGCAGTCGGTTGCAGTCGTTCACTACGCTTGGCCTGTTCCAGCACACCGACTCTGGCGTGCACTGGACCATTGTCTACGACCTGCTCTGGCAGGACTCCTACGACGACTTCTTCCTTGGCCAGTGGCGTGGCGACCTGGGCTACGACCTCGGGTGCAGCGACCGCGCTGGCGTCATGGCGATGCTCCACGGGCATGGCGACGCCGGTTCGTTCGGAGCGGCGGGCGTCTACCTCAGGCCAATCAATCAGGCGAGCCTCTACTGGCGGCACACCTGGCCCACCGGGGGTTCGGTGCGTGGCTGGTTGGGGTTGGCGGACGGCCACGCCGAGGTCAACGCCGCGTTGGGCGATTGGCCACGTCGTGACACGATGGTGGTGTTCGGGTCGGACTTCCGGGTTCCGCTGACGGACTTTCTCAGCCTGACCGGGCAGGCCAACTTTATCACGCCTGCCGACACCGGCACGGTGGACGCATTTCTTGGATTCGAATACTTCCCGGGCGGACGCTCGGCAGCAGGTCGGGCCGCTCGACCGCTGCTGCCCGTGGCGAGCAACGCAACCTTCTCGGTGGACATGTTCCGCTAG
- a CDS encoding zinc ribbon domain-containing protein, with protein MQRDFLSSLDSANQPPAARYCSHCGASAENKFCSSCGQPLAASPAAPVGDWRQLICFEEVVRAPEARARIQAGAARSRKRLSGEEFLAMAGSVMSIGVPLDKLAGVVQPLYASWGVKTGKEQRQRVHAPPGETLVRVLCSLAERGQELQQVQQADDACTLVATFPSDLLALEGRLLVTVERAAEGSQVLAATKIEGQAFDWGKSRRGLERLFTDLQRAA; from the coding sequence ATGCAACGCGATTTCCTTTCGTCGCTCGACTCGGCCAACCAACCCCCCGCGGCGCGGTACTGCTCGCACTGCGGCGCGTCGGCGGAGAACAAGTTCTGCTCGAGCTGTGGTCAGCCCCTGGCCGCCAGTCCGGCGGCACCGGTCGGTGACTGGCGGCAGCTGATCTGCTTCGAGGAGGTCGTCCGCGCGCCCGAGGCCCGAGCCCGCATCCAGGCGGGCGCCGCCCGCAGCCGCAAGCGGCTCAGCGGCGAGGAGTTCCTGGCGATGGCGGGCTCGGTCATGTCGATCGGAGTGCCGTTGGACAAGCTCGCAGGCGTGGTTCAGCCGCTGTACGCCTCGTGGGGCGTCAAGACCGGCAAGGAGCAGCGCCAGCGGGTGCACGCGCCGCCCGGCGAGACACTGGTTAGAGTACTTTGCTCGCTGGCCGAACGGGGGCAGGAGCTGCAGCAGGTTCAGCAGGCCGACGACGCCTGCACGCTGGTCGCAACGTTCCCGTCGGACCTGCTTGCGCTGGAGGGCAGGTTGCTGGTGACTGTCGAACGGGCGGCGGAGGGCAGCCAGGTCCTGGCGGCCACCAAGATCGAGGGTCAGGCGTTCGACTGGGGCAAGAGCCGCCGCGGGCTCGAGCGGCTGTTTACCGACCTGCAGCGGGCCGCGTAA
- the flhB gene encoding flagellar biosynthesis protein FlhB has protein sequence MAEQSGDKTYDATPHRRQQAREKGQVAYSQDLGSAALLVAAALILTGLGPRVADTAARMLRRQLGDVGHLRSTPEGMMHQLVEIGGAVGLALLPIFGLLMLSAVAASAFQTGLLFVPNRLAPDLSRLSLLQGLKRIVSLQGFMRLGFGLFKVAVVSAVSAVVVVLRSEEILNAGALSIGGLAVLTGEVAVQALLWVGVALLVLALADFAFQKWKHEQDLKMTHQEVKEEMKNLQGDPQVIARRRQVQRQLALNRMGQEVPKADVVVTNPTELAVALRYDAEKMAAPIVVAKGAGVVAQRIRRLALESNVPIVERKPLAQLLYKEVSINHPVPDKSYAAVAEVLAYVYQLKGKKPPKPPRAA, from the coding sequence ATGGCCGAACAGTCCGGCGACAAAACGTACGACGCAACCCCGCACCGGCGCCAGCAGGCGCGGGAGAAGGGGCAGGTCGCGTACAGCCAGGACCTTGGCTCGGCGGCTTTGTTGGTCGCCGCCGCGCTGATCCTCACCGGCCTGGGCCCACGGGTGGCCGACACCGCCGCGCGGATGCTCCGCCGCCAGCTCGGGGACGTTGGGCACCTGCGGTCGACGCCCGAGGGCATGATGCACCAGCTTGTGGAGATCGGCGGGGCGGTCGGGTTGGCGCTGCTGCCCATCTTCGGCCTGCTGATGCTGTCGGCGGTGGCGGCCAGCGCATTCCAGACCGGGCTGCTGTTCGTGCCCAACCGGCTGGCGCCGGACCTGTCCCGGCTGAGCCTGCTGCAGGGGCTCAAGCGGATTGTTTCGCTACAGGGATTCATGCGGCTGGGCTTCGGGCTGTTCAAAGTGGCCGTGGTGTCGGCGGTGAGCGCCGTGGTGGTCGTGCTGCGATCGGAAGAGATCCTTAATGCGGGCGCGTTGTCGATCGGCGGTCTGGCGGTGCTGACCGGCGAGGTCGCCGTGCAGGCTCTGCTGTGGGTCGGCGTGGCGTTGCTGGTGCTCGCGCTGGCGGATTTCGCGTTCCAGAAGTGGAAGCACGAGCAGGACCTGAAGATGACCCACCAAGAGGTCAAAGAAGAGATGAAGAACCTGCAGGGCGACCCGCAGGTCATCGCCCGCCGGCGGCAGGTGCAGCGACAGCTGGCGCTCAACCGGATGGGGCAGGAGGTACCGAAGGCGGACGTCGTGGTGACCAACCCGACGGAGTTGGCGGTCGCCCTGCGGTACGACGCGGAGAAGATGGCCGCCCCGATCGTGGTGGCCAAGGGCGCCGGCGTAGTGGCCCAGCGGATCCGTCGGTTGGCGTTGGAGAGCAACGTGCCGATCGTCGAGCGGAAGCCGCTGGCGCAGCTGCTCTACAAGGAGGTCAGCATCAACCACCCCGTGCCCGACAAGAGCTACGCGGCGGTGGCCGAGGTGCTGGCCTACGTCTACCAGCTCAAGGGCAAGAAGCCGCCAAAGCCGCCGCGCGCGGCGTAG
- a CDS encoding flagellar biosynthetic protein FliR, translating to MPWLEPYLLNQTAAFALILARVGALLGTAPLFGAQAAPIRVRALLAVALSLLVLPSHGAPLTSSNSILSDGMNLLLFGKMIALEVVVGAMLGLGVMVILSGVQMAGQIVAQMSGMAIGELFDPGLDTSVSVFGQLFYYVTFAVFIAIGGLRMAVQALLDTFTWAPPGRASLGEDYADMMISLLSQSFELALRAAAPLMISLLLATIVLGLISRTLPQINVIVVGFSVNSLLTLGLCFATIGGVAWTFQQPLEDALVNLSYTVQPIDTDTTQPPSAAGR from the coding sequence ATGCCCTGGCTCGAACCCTACCTACTGAACCAGACCGCGGCCTTCGCGCTGATCCTGGCCCGGGTGGGGGCGTTGTTGGGCACGGCGCCGCTGTTCGGCGCCCAGGCGGCCCCGATTCGTGTGCGGGCGTTGCTGGCGGTCGCGCTGTCGCTGCTCGTGCTGCCGTCGCACGGCGCGCCGCTGACCAGCAGCAACTCGATCCTGTCGGACGGCATGAACCTGCTGCTGTTCGGCAAAATGATCGCGCTAGAGGTGGTCGTGGGCGCGATGCTCGGGCTCGGCGTGATGGTGATCCTGTCGGGCGTGCAGATGGCCGGGCAGATCGTCGCGCAGATGTCCGGCATGGCGATCGGCGAGTTGTTCGACCCCGGCCTGGACACCAGCGTGTCGGTGTTCGGCCAACTCTTCTACTACGTGACGTTCGCCGTGTTCATCGCGATCGGCGGGCTGCGGATGGCGGTTCAGGCGCTGCTCGACACCTTCACCTGGGCGCCGCCCGGTCGGGCCTCGCTGGGCGAGGACTACGCCGACATGATGATCTCGCTGCTGAGCCAGAGCTTTGAGCTCGCGCTGCGGGCCGCGGCACCGCTGATGATCTCGCTCCTGTTGGCGACCATCGTGCTGGGTTTGATCAGCCGCACGCTGCCGCAGATCAACGTGATCGTGGTCGGCTTCAGCGTCAACTCGCTGCTGACCCTCGGGCTCTGCTTCGCCACCATCGGCGGCGTGGCGTGGACGTTCCAGCAGCCGCTCGAAGACGCCTTGGTGAACCTCAGCTACACCGTGCAACCTATCGATACAGACACAACCCAACCCCCGTCAGCCGCGGGGCGGTAG